A region from the Leopardus geoffroyi isolate Oge1 chromosome E3, O.geoffroyi_Oge1_pat1.0, whole genome shotgun sequence genome encodes:
- the RPL3L gene encoding 60S ribosomal protein L3-like, producing the protein MSHRKFSAPRHGHLGFLPHKRSSRHRGKVKTWPRDDPSRPVHLTAFLGYKAGMTHTLREVHRPGLKISKREEVEAVTIVETPPLVVVGVVGYVATPRGLRSFKTIFAEHLSDECRRRFYKDWHKSKKKAFTKACKRWRDAEGKKQLQKDFAAMKKYCKVIRVIVHTQMKLLPFRQKKAHIMEIQLNGGTVAEKVAWAQARLEKQVPVHSVFSQSEVIDVIAVTKGRGVKGVTSRWHTKKLPRKTHKGLRKVACIGAWHPARVGCSIARAGQKGYHHRTELNKKIYRIGRGLHKEDGKVVRNNASTSYDVTDKSITPLGGFPHYGEVNNDFVMLKGCIAGTKKRVITLRKSLLVHHSRQALENIELKFIDTTSKFGHGRFQTAQEKRVFMGPQKKHLEKEKSETSRDL; encoded by the exons ATG tcccaCCGGAAGTTCTCTGCCCCTCGGCACGGACACCTGGGCTTCCTGCCCCACAAGAGGAGCAGCCGGCACCGGGGCAAGGTGAAGACTTGGCCTCGGGACGACCCCAGCCGGCCGGTGCACCTCACGGCTTTCCTGGGCTACAAGGCTGGCATGACGCACACTCTTCGAGAAGTGCACCGGCCGGGGCTCA AAATTTCGAAGCGGGAGGAAGTGGAGGCAGTGACGATTGTGGAGACGCCGCCTCTGGTGGTGGTCGGCGTTGTGGGCTATGTGGCCACTCCTCGAGGCCTGCGGAGCTTCAAGACCATCTTTGCAGAGCACCTCAGTGATGAGTGCCGTCGCCGCTTCTACAAGGACTG GCACAAGAGCAAGAAGAAAGCCTTCACCAAGGCCTGCAAGAGATGGCGTGACGCCGAGGGCAAAAAGCAGCTGCAGAAAGACTTTGCCGCCATGAAGAAGTATTGCAAAGTCATTCGTGTCATTGTCCACACTCAG ATGAAGCTGCTGCCTTTCCGGCAGAAGAAGGCCCACATCATGGAGATCCAGCTGAATGGCGGCACGGTGGCTGAGAAGGTGGCCTGGGCCCAGGCCCGGCTAGAGAAGCAGGTGCCGGTGCACAGTGTGTTCAGCCAGAGCGAGGTCATCGATGTCATTGCTGTCACCAAGGGCCGGGGGGTCAAAG GGGTCACGAGCCGCTGGCATACCAAGAAGCTGCCACGGAAGACCCACAAGGGACTGCGCAAGGTGGCCTGCATTGGCGCCTGGCACCCTGCCCGTGTGGGCTGCTCCATCGCTCGGGCCGGGCAGAAGGGCTATCACCACCGCACGGAGCTCAACAAGAAG ATCTACCGGATTGGCCGCGGGCTGCACAAGGAGGACGGGAAGGTGGTCAGGAACAATGCGTCCACCAGCTACGATGTGACGGACAAGTCCATCACGCCACTG GGCGGCTTTCCCCACTACGGGGAAGTCAACAATGACTTCGTCATGCTGAAGGGTTGCATCGCGGGCACCAAGAAGCGGGTCATCACGCTGAGGAAG TCCCTCCTGGTGCACCACAGCCGCCAGGCCCTGGAGAACATCGAACTCAAGTTCATAGACACCACCTCCAAGTTTGGCCACGGCCGCTTCCAGACGGCCCAAGAGAAGAGGGTGTTCATG GGTCCCCAGAAGAAACATCTTGAGAAGGAAAAGTCCGAGACCTCGAGAGACCTGTAG
- the MSRB1 gene encoding methionine-R-sulfoxide reductase B1, whose translation MSFCSFFGGEVFQNHFEPGVYVCAKCGYELFSSRSKYAHSSPWPAFTETIHADSVAKRPEHNSPKALKVSCGRCGNGLGHEFLNDGPKPGQSRFUIFSSSLKFIPKGKGTSASQEP comes from the exons ATGTCGTTCTGCAGCTTCTTCGGGGGCGAGGTTTTCCAGAACCACTTTGAGCCAG GTGTCTACGTGTGTGCCAAGTGCGGCTACGAGCTCTTCTCCAGCCGCTCAAAGTATGCACACTCGTCCCCGTGGCCGGCCTTCACTGAGACCATTCATGCTGATAGTGTGGCCAAGCGTCCGGAGCACAATTCGCCTAAAGCCTTAAAG gtGTCCTGTGGCAGGTGTGGCAATGGGCTGGGACATGAGTTCCTGAACGATGGCCCCAAGCCGGGACAGTCCCGCTTCTGAATATTTAGCAGCTCGCTGAAGTTCATCCCGAAAG GCAAAGGAACTTCTGCCTCTCAGGAGCCGTAG